Part of the Flagellimonas eckloniae genome, ACAGCACTATTGAAGAATACAAGGAATATATATATGGGTCGGCAGATGTGGTTGGCTTAATGTGTCTTTGTGTGTTTGTGAATGGCGATAAAGAAAAGTATGAAGAGTTGAAAGAGCCTGCAATGGCCTTGGGGTCGGCCTTTCAAAAAGTGAACTTTCTTAGGGATTTAAAAGCCGATTATGAGGAGTTGGAACGAAGCTACTTTCCCAATACAGATTTGATGAAGTTGGATGAAGAGTCCAAGAAAAGAATCGTAGATGAGATAAAAGCGGATTTTGCGATGGGCTATACCGGTATTGTGAATCTGCCCCAAGAAGCTAAATTTGGTGTTTATACAGCTTATAAGTATTACCGGAAGCTTCTTGATAAACTTCAAAACACTCCTCCGTTAGAAATAAAAAACAAACGGATTCGTGTTTCAAATTATCAAAAATTTGGGCTTTTGGCAAAGTCCTATGTTAATTACAAACTACAATTGGTCTAAATGAAAATTGCACTTTGGATTCTTATCTTTTTTGGAACCTTTTCCGTGATGGAATTTATGGCATGGTTTACGCATAAATATGTAATGCATGGTTTTTTATGGAGTCTGCATAAAGATCACCATAAAAAAGACCATGATTCCTGGTTTGAGCGTAATGATTTCTTTTTTATTTTTTATGCAGTAGTGAGTATGTCATTTATTATGGTTGCCAACAATACAGCATTTTGGTATGGATGGCCAATTGGTCTTGGTATTTTAGCATATGGAATAGCATATTTTTTGGTACATGATATCTTCATCCATCAACGTTTTAAAGTATTTAGGAATGCCAATAATTGGTATGCCCGTGGAGTTAGGAGAGCCCATAAAATGCACCATAAACATTTGGGCAAAGAAGACGGGGAGTGTTTTGGAATGCTTTTCGTGCCCTTCAAATACTTTAAAAAATAATGGCAAAAGCCATTATAATTGGTGCTGGTATTGGTGGAATTGCCACTGCAATTCGATTAAGGGCCAAAAAATATGAGGTTTTAGTGATTGAAGCAAATAATTACCCCGGTGGAAAGCTTCATTATAAAAAACTAGGGAAATATCGATTTGACCTAGGCCCTTCCCTATTCACCATGCCCCAATATATAGATGAGCTTTTTAAATTGCACCAAAAAAACCCAAAAGATTATTTTCAATACAGCAAAAAACAGGTGCTTTGTAATTATTTCTGGGATGATGGCACCGTATTTTCTGCAAAAGCTCAAAAAGAAGCTTTTATAGAAGAAGCTTCAAAAACATTTGATGAGCCGCAAAAACATATTAAAGATTATCTCTCTAAAAGCGGTAAAAAATATGATTTAACTGCACCATTGTTCTTAGAAAATTCACTCCATAAATTAAGAACCTATATCTCCACAGATACTATAAAAGCCATTTTTCAAATAGGCCAATTGGGTATAAATCAATCATTGAACAGTTTCAACAAAAAAGTATTTAAGAGCAACAAATTAGTTCAATTGTTCAATAGATATGCAACTTATAATGGCTCGTCACCCTATCAGACACCTGGAATAATGTCAATGATTCCACATTTAGAAATGCATTATGGTGTTTATTTTCCAAAGGGTGGAATGCACCAAATAACACAATCGCTTTTTAAACTAGCAGAAGACATAGGTGTCGAGTTTAAATTTAATGAGCCCATTGAAGAAATCAAAATAGATAACGGAAAAGCTAGCGGTGTAAAATCTATTAAAGGAAATTATGCGTCTGATGTTGTAGTTTCCAATATGGATATTTATCCAACTTTCAAAAAATTACTCTCTGGACAAAAGCAACCAGAAAAAATACTTCGACAAGAACGTTCCAGCTCGGCTTTAATTTTTTATTGGGGTATTTCCAAAAGTTTTGAAGAATTAGATCTGCA contains:
- a CDS encoding phytoene/squalene synthase family protein; protein product: MKTIFDQVSYNCSKIVTETYSTSFALATKMLSTSIRKDIYNIYGFVRFADEIVDTFHEYNKKELFGKFEKALEDAISSKISLNPILNSFQHTYHKYNIPHHLVEAFMKSMRMDLSKKKYSTIEEYKEYIYGSADVVGLMCLCVFVNGDKEKYEELKEPAMALGSAFQKVNFLRDLKADYEELERSYFPNTDLMKLDEESKKRIVDEIKADFAMGYTGIVNLPQEAKFGVYTAYKYYRKLLDKLQNTPPLEIKNKRIRVSNYQKFGLLAKSYVNYKLQLV
- a CDS encoding sterol desaturase family protein gives rise to the protein MKIALWILIFFGTFSVMEFMAWFTHKYVMHGFLWSLHKDHHKKDHDSWFERNDFFFIFYAVVSMSFIMVANNTAFWYGWPIGLGILAYGIAYFLVHDIFIHQRFKVFRNANNWYARGVRRAHKMHHKHLGKEDGECFGMLFVPFKYFKK
- the crtD gene encoding 1-hydroxycarotenoid 3,4-desaturase CrtD: MAKAIIIGAGIGGIATAIRLRAKKYEVLVIEANNYPGGKLHYKKLGKYRFDLGPSLFTMPQYIDELFKLHQKNPKDYFQYSKKQVLCNYFWDDGTVFSAKAQKEAFIEEASKTFDEPQKHIKDYLSKSGKKYDLTAPLFLENSLHKLRTYISTDTIKAIFQIGQLGINQSLNSFNKKVFKSNKLVQLFNRYATYNGSSPYQTPGIMSMIPHLEMHYGVYFPKGGMHQITQSLFKLAEDIGVEFKFNEPIEEIKIDNGKASGVKSIKGNYASDVVVSNMDIYPTFKKLLSGQKQPEKILRQERSSSALIFYWGISKSFEELDLHNIFFTSNYQKEFEHIFKEKKLYKDPTVYINITSKEEPNDAPKGHENWFVMINAPGNYNQNWTALKEQSRKNIIAKLNKILEIDIEKHIVSEFVLDPMDIESNTSSYRGALYGAASNSKFAAFLRHPNFSSTIKNLFFCGGSVHPGGGIPLCLLSAKIISDITPAVEHEIFNKE